In a single window of the Nocardiopsis composta genome:
- a CDS encoding APC family permease, whose amino-acid sequence MPTPTGPQARPARVRGTAGVTAAGAAAMIGAGVFAAFAPAAAGAGPWLPVALLLAAAVAYCNATCSARLAARHPEPEGAYVWGRERLGELWGHTAGWSFLVGKAASCAAMALTFASYAAPGWERPVAAAAVATLTVLNMIGLRVTDRAAKVLLAATVAVLAVAVAAAAAGGAAEARHLSLSGAWPGSFGLLGAAGMLFFAFTGYSRAAAPDGEVRDPRTTVPRAVALSIGGVLAVYMAVCLAALAVLGPERLADSAAPLVDLVLASGRPGLAPVVAAGAALASLGALLALLPRASRTAAEMAGGGDLPRAPAAARTGRGTPYLAEALLGAAALVLILVADTASAIVFAALGALVYSTIANASALRLGPDENRPPLLIALGGLGGCVVLALSLPLPLVAAGLAVIAAGALVWLLVRALDARGG is encoded by the coding sequence ATGCCCACCCCAACCGGACCGCAGGCCCGGCCCGCCCGGGTGAGGGGCACCGCCGGCGTCACCGCGGCCGGCGCGGCCGCCATGATCGGGGCCGGGGTGTTCGCCGCGTTCGCCCCGGCGGCCGCCGGGGCCGGCCCCTGGCTGCCGGTGGCGCTGCTGCTGGCCGCCGCCGTCGCCTACTGCAACGCCACCTGCTCGGCGCGGCTGGCCGCCCGCCACCCCGAACCGGAGGGCGCCTACGTCTGGGGCCGGGAGCGGCTGGGCGAGCTGTGGGGGCACACCGCCGGCTGGTCGTTCCTGGTCGGCAAGGCGGCCTCCTGCGCCGCCATGGCGCTGACCTTCGCCTCCTATGCGGCGCCCGGCTGGGAGCGCCCGGTGGCGGCCGCCGCGGTGGCGACCCTGACCGTGCTGAACATGATCGGCCTGCGGGTCACCGACCGGGCCGCGAAGGTCCTGCTGGCGGCCACGGTGGCGGTGCTCGCGGTGGCGGTGGCCGCCGCGGCCGCCGGCGGCGCCGCCGAGGCGCGGCACCTCTCGCTGTCCGGGGCCTGGCCGGGCTCCTTCGGCCTGCTGGGCGCGGCCGGCATGCTGTTCTTCGCCTTCACCGGCTACTCCCGGGCGGCCGCACCCGACGGCGAGGTGCGCGACCCGCGCACCACCGTGCCCCGCGCCGTCGCGCTGTCCATCGGCGGGGTGCTGGCGGTCTACATGGCGGTGTGCCTGGCCGCGCTGGCGGTGCTGGGGCCCGAGCGGCTCGCGGACAGCGCCGCCCCCCTGGTCGACCTGGTGCTCGCCTCGGGGCGCCCGGGCCTGGCGCCGGTGGTCGCGGCCGGCGCCGCCCTGGCCAGCCTGGGCGCCCTGCTGGCGCTGCTGCCGCGGGCCTCGCGCACCGCCGCGGAGATGGCCGGCGGCGGCGACCTGCCCCGCGCGCCGGCCGCGGCGCGCACCGGGCGGGGCACCCCCTACCTGGCCGAGGCGCTGCTGGGCGCGGCGGCCCTGGTGCTGATCCTGGTCGCCGACACCGCTTCGGCGATCGTCTTCGCCGCGCTGGGCGCCCTGGTCTACTCCACCATCGCCAACGCCTCGGCGCTGCGGCTGGGACCGGACGAGAACCGCCCCCCGCTGCTGATCGCGCTGGGCGGCCTGGGCGGGTGCGTGGTGCTGGCGCTGAGCCTGCCGCTGCCCCTGGTGGCCGCCGGGCTGGCGGTGATCGCGGCCGGCGCGCTGGTGTGGCTGCTGGTCCGCGCCCTGGACGCGCGCGGCGGCTGA
- a CDS encoding DUF1876 domain-containing protein, with amino-acid sequence MHTMKRWNIEILLSEETDGDTANTWADAGLHAEGGTDLHGRGMARKHPADPEAPEIGEELAVSRALADLARQLRQVAAEDISGNTGTPWRP; translated from the coding sequence ATGCACACCATGAAACGCTGGAACATCGAGATCCTGCTCTCCGAGGAGACCGACGGCGACACCGCCAACACCTGGGCGGACGCCGGGCTGCACGCCGAGGGCGGAACCGACCTGCACGGCCGGGGCATGGCCCGCAAGCACCCGGCCGATCCCGAGGCCCCCGAGATCGGCGAGGAGCTCGCCGTCTCCCGGGCCCTGGCCGACCTCGCCCGCCAGCTCCGCCAGGTGGCGGCCGAGGACATCTCCGGCAACACCGGCACTCCCTGGCGTCCCTGA
- a CDS encoding SDR family oxidoreductase, with the protein MQRFTGKVAIVTGASRGIGLAAARRIVAEGGRAVITARKPEPLEKAVAELGGPDHALGIAGKAHDAAHRDEVVRRTLETFGRIDVLVNNTGTNPVFDAVVNVDPAAMAKIFEINVIAAASWVSAAYHAWMKEHGGAVVNVASLAGQHPSPGIGVYGASKAALINLTEQLAYELAPAIRVNAVAPAVVKTTFATALYADNEEEVTKGYPLGRLGDPADIAAAIAYLASDDASWVTGQTHTLDGGRTLGAGVE; encoded by the coding sequence GTGCAGCGTTTCACCGGCAAAGTCGCCATCGTCACCGGAGCCAGCCGCGGCATCGGCCTGGCCGCCGCCCGGCGCATCGTCGCCGAAGGCGGCCGCGCCGTCATCACCGCCCGCAAGCCCGAGCCCCTGGAGAAGGCCGTCGCCGAACTCGGCGGCCCCGACCACGCCCTGGGCATCGCCGGCAAGGCCCACGACGCCGCACACCGCGACGAGGTCGTCCGCCGCACCCTGGAGACCTTCGGCCGGATCGACGTACTGGTCAACAACACCGGCACCAACCCCGTCTTCGACGCCGTCGTCAACGTCGACCCCGCCGCCATGGCCAAGATCTTCGAGATCAACGTGATCGCCGCGGCCTCCTGGGTCTCCGCCGCCTACCACGCCTGGATGAAGGAGCACGGCGGCGCGGTGGTCAACGTCGCCTCGCTGGCCGGCCAGCACCCCTCCCCGGGCATCGGTGTCTACGGCGCGAGCAAGGCCGCCCTGATCAACCTCACCGAGCAGCTCGCCTATGAGCTCGCCCCGGCCATCCGGGTCAACGCGGTGGCCCCCGCCGTCGTCAAGACCACCTTCGCCACCGCGCTCTACGCCGACAACGAAGAGGAGGTCACCAAGGGCTACCCGCTCGGCCGGCTCGGCGACCCGGCCGACATCGCCGCCGCGATCGCCTACCTCGCCTCCGACGACGCCTCCTGGGTCACCGGCCAGACCCACACCCTGGACGGCGGCCGCACCCTCGGCGCCGGCGTGGAGTAG
- a CDS encoding class I SAM-dependent methyltransferase, translating to MAQHYFDSDPEAASRPATVDLVLPDLHLRLGTDRGVFSPGKADLGTRVLLESVPAPPAQGRLLDLGCGYGPIALAMAARAPGASVLGVDVNGRAVELARRNAENNRLSNVDFRHVTPEGRPADGTPPGPEQGPFDAIWSNPPIRIGKPALHALLTTWLDRLSPEGTAHLVVQRNLGGDSLHRWLESQGRPTERAASRAGYRVLRVRRG from the coding sequence GTGGCTCAGCACTACTTCGACTCCGACCCCGAGGCCGCCAGCCGCCCGGCGACCGTCGACCTCGTCCTGCCCGACCTGCATCTGCGGCTGGGCACCGACCGGGGCGTCTTCTCCCCCGGGAAGGCCGACCTGGGCACCCGGGTGCTGCTGGAGTCGGTGCCGGCCCCGCCGGCCCAGGGCCGCCTGCTCGACCTGGGCTGCGGATACGGGCCGATCGCGCTGGCCATGGCGGCGCGGGCGCCCGGTGCGTCGGTGCTGGGGGTCGACGTCAACGGCCGGGCGGTGGAACTGGCTCGGCGAAATGCCGAGAACAACCGCCTTTCCAATGTAGATTTCCGACATGTCACCCCGGAGGGGCGGCCCGCGGACGGCACGCCCCCCGGCCCCGAGCAGGGCCCCTTCGACGCGATCTGGTCCAACCCGCCGATCCGGATCGGCAAGCCCGCCCTGCACGCCCTGCTCACCACCTGGCTGGACCGGCTCTCCCCCGAGGGCACCGCCCACCTGGTCGTCCAGCGCAACCTGGGCGGCGACTCGCTGCACCGCTGGCTGGAGTCCCAGGGCCGCCCCACCGAGCGCGCCGCCTCCCGGGCCGGCTACCGGGTGCTGCGGGTGCGCCGCGGCTGA
- a CDS encoding TrmH family RNA methyltransferase, giving the protein MSTQLRPTDVKRLNRQWRRRTEGRVALIAESVTQPFNLGSVLRTAAVFGVETLWLAGNTADPSHPQVGKTALGSEQKMRLERTRTAAEAADAARAAGYRVVALELARDALPLHEAPLDGDVCLAIGSEDHGCSPALLAAADAAAYIPQIGRVGSLNVAVAASIAIAEVRRREWAAAPADDRALPAPDAAAGV; this is encoded by the coding sequence GTGAGCACGCAGCTGCGCCCCACCGACGTCAAACGTCTCAACCGCCAGTGGCGCAGGCGCACCGAGGGCCGCGTCGCCCTCATCGCGGAATCCGTCACCCAGCCGTTCAACCTGGGATCCGTGCTGCGGACCGCGGCCGTGTTCGGGGTGGAGACGCTGTGGCTGGCCGGCAACACCGCCGACCCCTCCCACCCCCAGGTCGGCAAGACCGCGCTGGGCTCGGAGCAGAAGATGCGGCTGGAGCGCACCCGCACCGCCGCCGAGGCCGCCGACGCCGCCCGCGCCGCGGGCTACCGGGTGGTCGCCCTCGAACTCGCCCGCGACGCCCTCCCCCTGCACGAGGCCCCGCTGGACGGCGACGTCTGCCTGGCCATCGGCTCCGAGGACCACGGCTGCTCGCCCGCGCTGCTCGCCGCGGCCGACGCCGCCGCCTACATCCCGCAGATCGGCCGGGTCGGCTCGCTCAACGTCGCCGTCGCCGCCTCCATCGCCATCGCCGAGGTCCGGCGCCGCGAGTGGGCGGCCGCGCCCGCCGACGACCGGGCCCTGCCCGCACCCGACGCCGCCGCAGGCGTCTGA
- a CDS encoding hemolysin family protein: protein MSILLNILLGAVVIFLITVATGYFVAQEFGYMAVDRSRLKARAAQGDAGAQRALDITKRTSFMLSGAQLGITVTGLLVGSVAEPMLGQGVSDLLGIAGVPAGFGLAVGATVALLFSTVVQMVFGELFPKNLAIARPEPVARWLALSTGIYLRLFGWIIRLFDQASVVLLKAVGIRPVEDVQHAATPADLERIVEESRDSGDLPAELSTLLDRTLDFHDRTAGHAMIPRPHVDTVQADDPVSRVVELMAGGHSRFPVMGGDVDDIVGVVCLRDVLAQGDDADLAEVRVAEVARPAVLVPASLPLPDVVDRLRDSGEEFACVVDEYGGLAGVITTEDIAEELVGEIADEHDPADEGEARVTEDGAWLLPGALHIDEVERLLGHDLPEGDYETVGGLVISGLRRLPEDGDRIEVELPRHLGAPEDDPDRSVTLTVEGVDRHVPETVRLELHETPADEREQSREVSA, encoded by the coding sequence GTGAGCATCCTGCTGAACATTCTCCTCGGAGCGGTGGTGATCTTCCTGATCACCGTGGCGACGGGCTACTTCGTCGCCCAGGAATTCGGCTACATGGCGGTGGACCGCTCCCGCCTGAAGGCCCGCGCCGCCCAGGGCGACGCCGGCGCCCAGCGCGCTCTGGACATCACCAAGCGCACCTCGTTCATGCTCTCCGGCGCCCAGCTGGGCATCACCGTGACCGGCCTGCTGGTCGGCTCGGTGGCCGAGCCCATGCTCGGCCAGGGCGTGAGCGACCTGCTGGGGATCGCGGGCGTGCCGGCCGGCTTCGGCCTGGCCGTCGGCGCCACCGTGGCGCTGCTGTTCTCCACCGTGGTCCAGATGGTCTTCGGTGAGCTGTTCCCCAAGAACCTGGCGATCGCCCGGCCCGAGCCGGTCGCCCGCTGGCTGGCCCTGTCCACCGGCATCTACCTGCGCCTGTTCGGCTGGATCATCCGGCTGTTCGACCAGGCCTCGGTGGTGCTGCTCAAGGCCGTGGGCATCCGCCCGGTCGAGGACGTGCAGCACGCCGCGACCCCGGCCGACCTGGAGCGCATCGTCGAGGAGTCGCGGGACAGCGGGGACCTGCCCGCCGAGCTGTCCACCCTGCTCGACCGGACCCTGGACTTCCACGACCGCACGGCCGGGCACGCGATGATCCCGCGCCCGCACGTGGACACCGTCCAGGCCGACGACCCGGTGAGCCGGGTGGTGGAGCTGATGGCCGGCGGCCACTCCCGGTTCCCGGTGATGGGCGGCGACGTCGACGACATCGTCGGCGTGGTGTGCCTGCGCGACGTGCTCGCCCAGGGCGACGACGCCGACCTGGCCGAGGTGCGGGTGGCCGAGGTGGCCCGGCCGGCGGTGCTGGTGCCGGCCTCCCTGCCGCTGCCCGACGTGGTGGACCGGCTGCGCGACTCCGGTGAGGAGTTCGCCTGCGTGGTCGACGAGTACGGCGGCCTGGCCGGCGTCATCACCACCGAGGACATCGCCGAGGAGCTGGTCGGTGAGATCGCCGACGAGCACGACCCGGCCGACGAGGGCGAGGCCCGCGTCACCGAGGACGGCGCCTGGCTGCTGCCCGGCGCGCTGCACATCGACGAGGTCGAGCGGCTGCTCGGGCACGACCTGCCCGAAGGCGACTACGAGACCGTCGGCGGCCTGGTCATCAGCGGGCTGCGCCGGCTGCCCGAGGACGGCGACCGGATCGAGGTGGAGCTCCCCCGCCACCTCGGCGCCCCCGAGGACGACCCCGACCGATCGGTGACCCTCACCGTCGAGGGGGTCGACCGGCACGTGCCCGAGACGGTCCGCCTGGAGCTGCACGAGACCCCGGCCGATGAGCGCGAGCAGTCGCGGGAGGTGAGCGCATGA
- a CDS encoding hemolysin family protein, which yields MSDMNPLLAMVISVALIALSAFFVAIEFALVAARRYRLEEAAETSMSARAALRSARDLSLLLAGSQLGITLCTLALGAITKPAVKHLLEPVLYGWMPDALATTLAFVLSLVIVTFLHLVVGEMAPKSWAISHPEKSATLLAIPMRAFMWLTRPLLVVLNGMANWCLHRVGVDAVDEVASGHNPDDLRELVDHSAKAGALDEERRDQLASALEVNSRPLREITTPLVELAGVGPDASLEDVKRVSRDSGHLRLVVLDEHRPLGVVHVRDALTSPEGTTAADLMRPVPTLGAETPIYAALSIMRESRSHLALVEEADADSGASAPARGRPALVGLVTMQDMMDRLLLIESHA from the coding sequence ATGAGCGACATGAACCCGCTTCTGGCGATGGTGATCTCGGTCGCGCTGATCGCGCTGAGCGCGTTCTTCGTGGCCATCGAGTTCGCCCTGGTGGCGGCGCGCCGCTACCGCCTGGAGGAGGCCGCCGAGACCAGCATGTCGGCGCGGGCCGCGCTGCGCAGCGCACGCGACCTGTCGCTGCTGCTGGCCGGCTCCCAGCTGGGCATCACGCTGTGCACGCTGGCGCTGGGCGCCATCACCAAGCCGGCGGTCAAGCACCTGCTGGAGCCGGTGCTCTACGGCTGGATGCCCGACGCGCTGGCCACGACGCTGGCCTTCGTGCTGTCGCTGGTGATCGTCACCTTCCTGCACCTGGTGGTCGGGGAGATGGCGCCGAAGTCGTGGGCGATCTCCCACCCGGAGAAGTCAGCGACGCTGCTGGCGATCCCGATGCGGGCGTTCATGTGGCTGACCCGCCCGCTGCTGGTGGTGCTGAACGGGATGGCCAACTGGTGCCTGCACCGGGTGGGGGTGGACGCGGTCGACGAGGTCGCCTCCGGGCACAACCCGGACGACCTGCGCGAGCTGGTGGACCACTCGGCCAAGGCCGGCGCCCTCGACGAGGAGCGCCGCGACCAGCTGGCCAGTGCCCTGGAGGTCAACTCCCGGCCGCTGCGGGAGATCACCACCCCGCTGGTCGAACTGGCCGGGGTCGGCCCGGACGCCTCCCTGGAGGACGTCAAGCGGGTCTCCCGGGACTCGGGCCACCTGCGGCTGGTCGTGCTGGACGAGCACCGGCCGCTGGGCGTGGTACACGTCCGCGACGCGCTGACCAGCCCCGAGGGGACCACCGCCGCCGACCTCATGCGGCCGGTGCCCACCCTGGGGGCCGAGACGCCGATCTATGCGGCGCTGAGCATCATGCGGGAGAGCCGCAGCCACCTGGCCCTGGTCGAGGAGGCCGATGCCGACTCCGGCGCCTCCGCGCCGGCGCGCGGCCGCCCGGCCCTGGTCGGTCTGGTGACCATGCAGGACATGATGGACCGCCTGCTGCTCATCGAATCGCACGCCTGA
- a CDS encoding DMT family transporter — MAQRSGDRMWAVAAAAGLWGTSALMREPLSAVMPAPAIVFYEHLIIALCLTPWVVPAFRELARSGARTIIAMAVVGGGSSALATTLFTLAFTTGDPITPQVLQKLQPLFAILLAVALLGERLRPRFALYAVPALAGAWLLAFADPLSVTLSSAKAAALAIGAAALWAGGTVLGRLAGTTMAFMHVTTVRFCIALPVALVISLATGSSLALDPARIPMLAALALGPGLLALSLYYWGLSRTAASRATLAELTFPLVSALVGVAFLGAEPTWSQWLGGAVVLVSVTAMALARGAEAPTGVQAPPPEREAPASPAR; from the coding sequence GTGGCCCAGCGCAGCGGGGACCGGATGTGGGCGGTGGCGGCGGCCGCCGGGCTGTGGGGGACGTCCGCGCTGATGCGCGAACCGCTGTCGGCGGTGATGCCCGCCCCGGCCATCGTGTTCTACGAGCACCTGATCATCGCGCTGTGCCTGACCCCGTGGGTGGTGCCGGCCTTCCGCGAGCTGGCGCGCTCGGGGGCGCGGACCATCATCGCGATGGCGGTGGTCGGCGGCGGCTCCTCGGCGCTGGCCACCACCCTGTTCACCCTGGCGTTCACCACCGGCGACCCGATCACCCCGCAGGTGCTGCAGAAGCTCCAGCCGCTCTTCGCGATCCTGCTCGCCGTGGCGCTGCTGGGCGAGCGGCTGCGCCCCCGCTTCGCGCTGTACGCGGTGCCCGCCCTGGCCGGGGCCTGGCTGCTGGCCTTCGCCGACCCGCTGTCGGTGACACTGAGCAGCGCCAAGGCCGCGGCGCTGGCCATCGGGGCGGCCGCGCTGTGGGCCGGCGGCACCGTGCTCGGCCGGCTGGCCGGCACCACCATGGCCTTCATGCACGTCACCACGGTGCGGTTCTGCATCGCGCTGCCGGTGGCCCTGGTGATCTCCCTGGCCACCGGCTCCTCCCTGGCCCTGGACCCGGCGCGGATCCCGATGCTGGCCGCCCTGGCGCTGGGCCCCGGCCTGCTGGCGCTCTCGCTGTACTACTGGGGGCTCAGCCGCACCGCCGCCAGCCGCGCCACCCTGGCCGAGCTGACCTTCCCGCTGGTCTCCGCCCTGGTCGGGGTGGCCTTCCTGGGCGCTGAGCCGACCTGGTCGCAGTGGCTGGGCGGTGCCGTGGTGCTGGTGTCGGTGACCGCGATGGCCCTGGCCCGCGGCGCGGAGGCGCCCACCGGGGTGCAGGCCCCTCCGCCGGAGCGGGAAGCCCCCGCCTCCCCCGCGCGTTGA
- a CDS encoding FAD-dependent oxidoreductase gives MTGQAERDVRVVVIGGGQAGLATGYFLLRRGLRPWRDFVVLDRQDGPGGAWRNVWRSVRLISPPAYTRLPGLPWDRGGAGPPGGPEVAGYFARYEEHFGLPVLRPAAARRVTAEAGGAERTGPLLVHTGERTWRTRGLVNAAGTWDRPFVPAVPGRESFRGRMLHAAGYHAPEEFAGLRVVVVGGGHSGLQILSELSRVADTVWVTRRPPEFRAAAPTEADLVAVTDAVAERAARGLPLKSVVGYTGLSTTPDVAEARERGALHAEPMFDRVTAEGVAWDGGRTERADVILWATGFRPVLGHLGPLRLRGPLGGIEMRGTRTAVDQRVHLVGYGPSASMISVHRAAAQAARELAALSAAA, from the coding sequence GTGACCGGGCAGGCCGAGCGCGATGTGCGCGTCGTGGTGATCGGCGGTGGCCAGGCCGGCCTGGCCACCGGCTACTTCCTGCTCCGCCGAGGGCTGCGGCCCTGGCGCGACTTCGTCGTGCTGGATCGGCAGGACGGCCCCGGCGGGGCGTGGCGGAACGTGTGGCGGTCGGTCCGGCTCATCTCTCCCCCGGCCTACACCCGCCTGCCCGGGCTGCCCTGGGACCGCGGCGGCGCCGGCCCGCCCGGCGGCCCGGAGGTGGCCGGCTACTTCGCCCGCTACGAGGAGCACTTCGGCCTGCCGGTGCTGCGCCCGGCCGCGGCGCGCCGGGTCACCGCCGAGGCCGGCGGCGCCGAGCGCACCGGGCCGCTGCTGGTGCACACCGGCGAGCGGACCTGGCGGACCCGCGGCCTGGTCAACGCCGCCGGCACCTGGGACCGGCCGTTCGTCCCGGCGGTACCCGGCCGGGAGTCGTTCCGCGGGCGGATGCTGCACGCCGCCGGGTACCACGCCCCCGAGGAGTTCGCCGGGCTGCGCGTGGTGGTGGTCGGCGGCGGCCACTCCGGGCTGCAGATCCTCTCCGAGCTGTCCCGGGTGGCCGACACGGTGTGGGTGACGCGCCGGCCGCCGGAGTTCCGCGCCGCGGCCCCGACCGAGGCCGACCTGGTCGCGGTGACCGACGCGGTGGCCGAGCGGGCGGCCCGGGGGCTGCCGCTGAAGAGCGTGGTCGGCTACACCGGGCTGTCGACCACCCCGGACGTGGCGGAGGCCCGCGAGCGGGGTGCGCTGCACGCCGAGCCGATGTTCGACCGGGTCACCGCCGAGGGGGTGGCCTGGGACGGCGGGCGGACCGAGCGCGCCGACGTGATCCTGTGGGCGACCGGGTTCCGCCCGGTGCTGGGCCACCTGGGCCCGCTGCGGCTGCGCGGGCCGCTGGGCGGCATCGAGATGCGCGGCACCCGCACCGCCGTCGATCAGCGGGTGCACCTGGTGGGGTACGGCCCGTCGGCCTCGATGATCAGCGTGCACCGCGCCGCCGCCCAGGCCGCGCGGGA